The genomic stretch GAATGCGCGGGCGAGAGGGAAACTCGTCGCCTTCCACGCCGGGGAGAGGAACCCGAACGACGTCGACGACGCGCTCGCGTTCGAGCCCGACCTGCTCGTCCACTGCACCCACGCGACGGATGCGCAGCTCCGCCGGATCGTCGATATGGAGATCCCCATCGTCGTCTGCCCGAGGTCGAACTGGCTGCTCGGAGTCGCGGCGTCGGCGGCCCACCCGCCTATCGCGCGCATCCTCGAACTCGGGGGAACACTCTACCTCGGGACGGACAATGTGATGTTCGTCCAGCCCGACATGCTCCGGGAGATGGCGTTTACCGCGACGGTATACCGCGCGCCCCCCGAAGAGATCCTCCGCGCCGCGGTGTCCGGAGCCCGGCTGGCGGGGGTGTCCGGGTACCTTGAGGAAGGGCAGAAAGCGAATTTCATGGTCATAAACCCGTCAGAAAAAAATATTTCCTTCAGCCGGGATATCAGGACGACAATCGTGAAACGGCTGGATTCTTCATCTATTTGCCAAACAGTTTTAACCATGCAATAGAAACCTGATAAAAAGTATCTGTTCTGCGTGGTGTGTATGTTCCGTAAGATACTTGTTGCTATAGACGGCTCCGAACCGGCCGACCGGGCATTCGAGACAGCTCTCGGCGAGGCCGGCGTGTGGAAAGCCGAAGTTCACGCTGTATATGTGGTCGAATCCGGGCTATTTTCTTCCCTTCCCATGGACAACACACTCGAGATCATCTATAGTGTTTTGCAGAAGGAGGGCGAGGATGTTCTTGAAACAGCCCGGAAGAAGGCGGATGCGGCGGGCGTTTCGCTGACCACGCATCTCCGGCAGGGGCACGCGGGTTCCCAGATCGTCTCGCTCGCCGAAGAGCTGGGCATCGATCTCATCGTTCTCGGCTCCTACGGGAAGAGCGGTGTCGACCGGCTCCTGCTCGGGAGCGTGACCGACTACGTGGTGCAAAACAGTCCCATTACGACAACGGTGGTGAGATCATAACCTCTCTGCAGCAGATGCTCGTCCGGGACTTCATGGTGGCCGACGTTGTCTGCGTCGAGATCCCCGGCAACCGGGACGACGTCCTGCGTATCCTGAAACGCACGGGCATCAGCGGTGTTCCCGTCCTCAAAGACGGCGAGCTCGTCGGCATCATCACCCGAAAGGATCTCCTCCGTAAGGCGGAAGAGACCCAGCTCGGGCTCCTGATGACGCCCGATCCGGTCGTCATCCGGCCGGACGCCCCCATCTCGGAGGCGGCCCAGCTGATGGTGCGCCACAACATCAGGAGACTTCCCGTCATGGATGCCGGGAAGATGGTCGGGCTGATCAGCGTGGCCGACCTCATCGGCGCCATCGCCCAGTTGCGCATCACCCTCCCTATCAGGGACAACTACATCAGCAAGACCTACGCCCTCTGGGAGGAGACGCCCCTCTCGCTCGTCGGTCGTATCCTCGAAATCTCGGGTTACGATGCCATCCCCGTCCTGGTTGAGGACGGCACGCTCACCGGCATCATATCGGAGCGGGATCTCATCAGGCATTCCCGCATCGAGGACGGCGTCGAGGTCAGCGACTTCTCGAACGGCACGGACGACGACGAGTGGACGTGGGAGAGCATCCGGGACATGCACACCATCAGTTACGGGATCTCCCGGATCCAGCTCCTCCCGATCCCCGTGAAGAACGCGATGGTCAAGAACGTCCTCGCCGTCCCCCTGAACGCCGAGGTCGGCGAATGCGCACTGAAGATGCGGCGGGCCCGGGTCGACCAGCTCCCGGTGGTCAACGGAAACAAGCGGCTTGTCGCC from Methanoculleus chikugoensis encodes the following:
- a CDS encoding universal stress protein, which translates into the protein MFRKILVAIDGSEPADRAFETALGEAGVWKAEVHAVYVVESGLFSSLPMDNTLEIIYSVLQKEGEDVLETARKKADAAGVSLTTHLRQGHAGSQIVSLAEELGIDLIVLGSYGKSGVDRLLLGSVTDYVVQNSPITTTVVRS
- a CDS encoding amidohydrolase family protein, translating into MQEVSPYVVTGRALLGEDLREEDVTITVSGGVVTSIEPASRTPDRWIVPAFFNAHTHLGDTVAMDLPARGSLADLVKPPNGLKHRILAATPQAELVRGMRSSISAMLATGTTGFADFREGGIAGVAALREAAAGLDCRPVILGREGGEAVSDGAGISSVHDVANAEEVVRNARARGKLVAFHAGERNPNDVDDALAFEPDLLVHCTHATDAQLRRIVDMEIPIVVCPRSNWLLGVAASAAHPPIARILELGGTLYLGTDNVMFVQPDMLREMAFTATVYRAPPEEILRAAVSGARLAGVSGYLEEGQKANFMVINPSEKNISFSRDIRTTIVKRLDSSSICQTVLTMQ
- a CDS encoding CBS domain-containing protein — its product is MLVRDFMVADVVCVEIPGNRDDVLRILKRTGISGVPVLKDGELVGIITRKDLLRKAEETQLGLLMTPDPVVIRPDAPISEAAQLMVRHNIRRLPVMDAGKMVGLISVADLIGAIAQLRITLPIRDNYISKTYALWEETPLSLVGRILEISGYDAIPVLVEDGTLTGIISERDLIRHSRIEDGVEVSDFSNGTDDDEWTWESIRDMHTISYGISRIQLLPIPVKNAMVKNVLAVPLNAEVGECALKMRRARVDQLPVVNGNKRLVAMLFDRELIKVLLPDQQALRKN